The following are encoded together in the Oncorhynchus gorbuscha isolate QuinsamMale2020 ecotype Even-year linkage group LG03, OgorEven_v1.0, whole genome shotgun sequence genome:
- the LOC124017043 gene encoding EGF domain-specific O-linked N-acetylglucosamine transferase-like, with product MLCWMCWPAGAMRRTVPQRTALAILSAPGLTPDELFVLPMASSLEAAQELFWKQAYFGYVRERLSEMTTLCKATNPGDSSLKCTHHTRFCRATNLYLDLRNPRRGHERYKEGFLQEGEIGGLCSLNRRALAAEGEHIPGESCFYRYGDLFSETWKAFSDYDIIHLKTFDTKRVCFKDVVFTLLPRMRYGLFYNTPMISDCHSEVMFRAFSQYVLYRLNIPQDGPKEGRIGVMLLARSTDYRKTLNQQELTNALKTGPLLEVKVVDYKYKDVPFLQQLRITHNSDIFIGIQGAGRTLLLFLPDWAVIFELYNCQDESCYRDLARLRGIRYATWQKRDKVLPEDKGHRPTLGEHPKFTNYSFDVEEFVRLVLKAADFVLNHPEWKARLSRDEL from the exons ATGCTCTGCTGGATGTGTTGGCCTGCTGGGGCTATGAGAAGAACTGTGCCCCAGAGAACTGCTTTGGCTATCCTGTCTGCACCAGGGTTGACCCCGGATG AGCTCTTTGTCCTCCCTATGGCCAGCTCATTGGAGGCAGCCCAGGAGCTGTTCTGGAAACAGGCATACTTTGGTTACGTCAGGGAGCGCCTCAGTGAGATGACGACTCTCTGCAAAGCCACCAATCCT GGAGACTCGTCTCTGAAATGCACCCACCACACTCGCTTCTGCAGGGCAACCAATCTGTACTTGGACCTGCGGAACCCTCGTAGGGGTCATGAGAG GTATAAGGAGGGCTTTCTCCAGGAGGGGGAGATTGGGGGGCTTTGCAGTCTGAACCGCCGAGCGCTGGCTGCAGAAGGAGAGCACATTCCTGGTGagtcctg TTTTTATAGATATGGGGATCTGTTCAGTGAGACCTGGAAGGCTTTCTCTGACTATGACATCATCCATCTGAAAACTTTTGACACTAAAAGG GTGTGCTTCAAAGACGTGGTGTTTACCCTGCTGCCCAGGATGAGATATGGGCTGTTCTATAACACACCTATG ATATCTGACTGTCACAGTGAAGTGATGTTCAGGGCCTTCTCCCAGTATGTTCTATATCGACTCAACATTCCACAGGATGGACCCAAG GAGGGGAGGATTGGTGTCATGTTGTTAGCACGCAGCACAGACTATCGCAAGACATTAAACCAGCAGGAG CTCACAAACGCCCTGAAGACCGGGCCTTTACTCGAGGTCAAAGTGGTGGATTACAAATACAA GGACGTCCCATTCCTGCAACAACTCAGGATTACCCACAACTCTGACATCTTCATCGGGATTCAGGGGGCGGGACGTACTCTCCTGCTCTTCCTCCCTGATTGGGCTGTCATCTTTGAGCT ATATAACTGTCAGGATGAGAGCTGCTATCGAGATCTGGCTCGGCTGCGGGGGATCCGATATGCGACTTGGCAAAAAAGGGACAAAGTGCTCCCAGAGGATAAG ggtcacCGTCCCACCCTGGGGGAGCATCCTAAATTCACCAACTACTCCTTTGATGTGGAGGAGTTCGTGCGTCTGGTGCTGAAAGCAGCAGACTTCGTCCTGAACCACCCCGAGTGGAAAGCCCGGCTCAGCCGTGATGAACTGTAG